The DNA segment GACCGCCGTCGCCAGCCGGTCCAGCGACAGGTTGCACGGCGTGATCTCGTTCCACGAGGAGGCGACGCCGACCTGCGGCTTGGCGAAGTCCTCGTCCCGCATGCCGACGGCACGCAGCATGCCCCGGGCGGCGGCGCGTTCCAGGCCGTCGGTGACGTCCCTGCTGCGCGGCTTCACGTCGATCTCCGGCATGATCCATCCCCTTCCCGTCACGGTCCGGCCTGCCTGGCAGGCTAGCGCCGCCGAGGGGTCCGCCGGAGCGAACGCACGGCGATCACCCCTCAGATCGTGACCTCGCCGTCGGGCCAGCGGTCGCGGACGGCGTCGACCAGGCCGTGCACCACCGGATCGCCGGCGCGGTCGGCGCGCCAGACCAGGCCGAGGCCGAAGCTCGGCCCGTCGGTCACCGGCACCACCGCGAACGCCGGGTCGTCGTAGATCCGTGCTGATCCACCGGTGGACGGCGCGAGGGTGAAGGTGAGGTCGCCGGTGCGGCGCACGTGCGTGGCGATCATCGTGGTGTCGGCGTTGGCGATGATGCGCAGCCGGCGCAGGCCCTTGGCGACCAGCTCGTCACGCAGGTGTCCCATGGCGGCCGGCTGCAGGGTGAGCGGCATGAAGACCACGGTCCGGTCGGCGAGGTCGCCGACGCTGATCACCTCGTGGCAGGCGAGTGGGTCGTCGCGGCGCATCGCGACCAGGAACCGGTAGCGGGCCAGCGGCAACGACATGACTCCCGGGTCCTCGACCGGCAGGTGGACCAGGACGGCGTCGAGTTCCCCGCGGGTGAGCTGGGGAAGCAGATCGGCCGAGGGCGCGAGGGTCACTTCCACGGCCCGGCGGGCGCCGGCCTTCTCGGCGGATTCCACGACGGCGTCGAGGATGACCGGCGGAGACATGTACGACGCACCGAGCCGCACGACCCGGTCCCCGCCGGCCGCGACGAGCGGGATCTCGCTGCGCAGCCGGTCGAGCTCGGCGAGCAGGGGCGGAACCCGGCGGGCCAGTTCGTGGCCTGCCGGGGTGAGCTGGATCCGGTGGTATCCCCGGATGAACAGGTCGGCGCCGAGTTCGCGTTCCAGGTCCTTGACCATCCGGCTGACCGGGGAGGCGGTCATGTGCAGCCGCTCGGCGGCCCGCCCGAAGTGCAACTCCTCGGCGACGGCCTGGAAGCAACGCAGCTGCTGGATGTCCACCTCCCCATGATGGCTTTACTGAACGGAAACCGGCGAGAAATCGGTCAGCGGTTCTTCCAGTTCGGCTTGCGTTTCTGGGCGAAGGCGGTCAGTCCCTCGATCGCGTCCTCGGTCAGCATCAACTCGTCCAGGGCCGGGCTGTGGTGGGTGACCGCGTCGACGACGTCCGGGATGCCGCGCGTCTCCTCCATGACCTGCAGGGAGATGCGTACGGAGGTCGGCGAACCCTCCAAGATCTCAGCAGCGAGCTCCCGCGCACCCCGCAGAGCGCCGCCGGCCGGGGTGACCCGGTTGACCAGGCCATAGGAGAGCGCCTCCTCGGCGCCCAGACGACGGCCGGTCAGGATCATCTCGTTGGCCAGCTTCGGCGGCAGCATCCGCGGCAGCCGCACCACACCACCGGCCCCGGCGATCAGACCCACCTTGACCTCACTGAGCGCGAAACGAGCGGTCTCGTCGGCGACGACCAGATGACAGGCCAGGGCGATCTCGCAACCACCGCCCATCGCGAACCCGTTGACCGCGGCGATCACCGGCTTCGGCATGGACCGGCGGCTGGTCAGCCCGGCGAATCCGTTCGCGGGGCCCCACATCGGCTTGCCCGAACCCGAGTAGATCAGGTCGTTGCCGGCACAGAACGCCTTCTCCCCGGCGCCGGTCAGGATCGCCACCCATAGTTCGTCGTCGGCGAAATAGGCGTCGAACGCGTGGTCCAGCTCCTCGTTGGCCATCGGATGCAGGCTGTTGCGGGCATCGGGCCTGTTGATCGTGACTTCCAGAAGGTGGCCGTCCCGGCGTACGAGGATGTGGTCGTATCGATCCTGGAGCACCGCCGTCGCCGCCGGCGGCGGTGCGGCAGCGGTAACCCGGTTGCCCTTGCCGGTGGAGTGCACGTGGACGCGCTGACCGATCGGCTGCTCGGCGGCGAGAAGGCCGGCGTCCTCGGCGAGCGCGACGAAACGCCGTCCGTCGGATTCCAGGCGTCCGATGACGACACCGGTGCGCGTGCCGTCGCGGCCGTGCTTGACCGTGTACGTCTCGATGGTCGCCCACCCGTCGGCCCGGCGCGCCTCGACCGGCGCCGGCCACGCGTTCACCTCGGCCTGCAGCGCGGCGCTGTCGTCGGCCCGCCACTGGCTCGGCGTGGTCGTGTAGACGCCGGCGGAGTACTTGTTCATCGAGCCGCCGTTGGCGCCGACGAAGCCGTAGCTGCCCGGTTGCCGGCGCACGCGCTGCACGATCTCGGCGATCGCGTGCATCGAGTAGTTGTTGCCCGCGCCGCCGAAGAACGGCAGGCCACCGGTCACGGTCAGGCCGCGCGGATCGTCCGGCTTCAGCCCGAACGCGTCGGCGAGGTTGAACACCGGCGACGGGAAGCAGCTGTAGAGGTCGATGAAGGCCAGCTCGTCGAAGCCGATGCCGGCCACGTCGAGGGCATGCCGCGCGGCGAGCACGGAGGCCGGCGACGAGGACAGGTCGGCGCGATCCATCAGGTCACGTTCGCGCAGGTCGGCGTGGCCGGGCAGGAAGACCCAGCGGTCGGTGGGCACGCCGAGACGCTTCGCTGCGGCCATCGACATCAGGACGACGGAAGCACCCTGGTTGACCTTGTCCCGCGCAACGACGTAGCGCGTGTAGGGGTCGGCGATCAGCCGGTTCGCCGCGGTCGGCGTGACCAACTCGGCGGCGGACCGCTCGACCGGTGCCGACGAGTGCGGATTGGCGGCCGCGACCTTCGTGAACGGGGCGAACAGCTCGCCGATGGCCTGCGCGTACTCCTCGCGGGACAGCTTGAGGCGGGCCCGGCGGGCGTTGTCGAAGAGCGCGTACTGGCTGGGGGCGTCGGTGAGCCCGTGCGACGCCTGGTGCATCGACATCAGGCCCTTGAGCCCGTAGCCGCGGTCCTCCAGGTCACCCTCGGCGTGCTCGGTGAAGTCCGGCTTGTCCTCGGCCTTCGCGAACGCCTCGATCGTCGAGATCGCCTCCGAGCCGGTCAGCACGACAACCTCGGCGTCACCGGCGGCGATGACCGCGGCGAACTCGTTGACCAGGTGCTGCGGGCTCTGACCGCCGACCACCTCCAGCACGGCCCGCCGCGGGTTCGCGCCGAGTCGGCCGGCGACCGAGCGCGGGAAGTTGTCCGAGCGGCCCAGCGGCGCGCGGGCCATCGGCGTCGAGTTCTCGAACTGCCGGGT comes from the Actinoplanes sp. OR16 genome and includes:
- a CDS encoding acetyl-CoA acetyltransferase codes for the protein MTYNSDDLDPRTPIVVGVGQVSELLDSPAYQRRSPVDLAADATREALADTGANTAAVTAAIDTIAATRQFENSTPMARAPLGRSDNFPRSVAGRLGANPRRAVLEVVGGQSPQHLVNEFAAVIAAGDAEVVVLTGSEAISTIEAFAKAEDKPDFTEHAEGDLEDRGYGLKGLMSMHQASHGLTDAPSQYALFDNARRARLKLSREEYAQAIGELFAPFTKVAAANPHSSAPVERSAAELVTPTAANRLIADPYTRYVVARDKVNQGASVVLMSMAAAKRLGVPTDRWVFLPGHADLRERDLMDRADLSSSPASVLAARHALDVAGIGFDELAFIDLYSCFPSPVFNLADAFGLKPDDPRGLTVTGGLPFFGGAGNNYSMHAIAEIVQRVRRQPGSYGFVGANGGSMNKYSAGVYTTTPSQWRADDSAALQAEVNAWPAPVEARRADGWATIETYTVKHGRDGTRTGVVIGRLESDGRRFVALAEDAGLLAAEQPIGQRVHVHSTGKGNRVTAAAPPPAATAVLQDRYDHILVRRDGHLLEVTINRPDARNSLHPMANEELDHAFDAYFADDELWVAILTGAGEKAFCAGNDLIYSGSGKPMWGPANGFAGLTSRRSMPKPVIAAVNGFAMGGGCEIALACHLVVADETARFALSEVKVGLIAGAGGVVRLPRMLPPKLANEMILTGRRLGAEEALSYGLVNRVTPAGGALRGARELAAEILEGSPTSVRISLQVMEETRGIPDVVDAVTHHSPALDELMLTEDAIEGLTAFAQKRKPNWKNR
- a CDS encoding LysR family transcriptional regulator; translated protein: MDIQQLRCFQAVAEELHFGRAAERLHMTASPVSRMVKDLERELGADLFIRGYHRIQLTPAGHELARRVPPLLAELDRLRSEIPLVAAGGDRVVRLGASYMSPPVILDAVVESAEKAGARRAVEVTLAPSADLLPQLTRGELDAVLVHLPVEDPGVMSLPLARYRFLVAMRRDDPLACHEVISVGDLADRTVVFMPLTLQPAAMGHLRDELVAKGLRRLRIIANADTTMIATHVRRTGDLTFTLAPSTGGSARIYDDPAFAVVPVTDGPSFGLGLVWRADRAGDPVVHGLVDAVRDRWPDGEVTI